The stretch of DNA GGAAGGGTCAAGCAGATCAGAGCGCAGATCGAGGAAACAACATCCGATTACGACAGAGAAAAGCTTCAGGAAAGACTGGCAAAGCTGGTCGGCGGTGTTGCGGTAATCAAGGTTGGCGCAGCAACGGAGACGGAAATGAAAGAGAAGAAGGCACGTGTTGAGGATGCACTCAACGCAACACGAGCGGCCGTGGAGGAAGGAATCGTTCCCGGCGGCGGTGTGGCCTATATCAGAACACTTCCGGCACTCGAGAAACTGAAGCTAGAAGGAGACCAGCAGGTCGGTGTCAATATCGTCAAGAAGGCCCTTGAAGAACCGCTGAAGATGATAGTATTTAATGCGGGACATGAAGGCAGCATCGCTGTGGAAAAGGTCAAAGGGAAAAAAGGCGCCTTTGGATTCAATGCGAGAACAGATGAGTATGAAGACCTGATTGAAGCAGGTGTAATCGATCCTACCAAGGTAACACGATTTGCCCTCCAGAATGCGGCGAGCGTGGCGGCTTTGATGCTGACCACCCAGTGCATGATAGCGGAGAAACCGGAAGAGAAGTCTGCGGGTCCCGCCATGCCTTCCGGCGGTGGATACCCCGGTATGGGAATGTAGTAAAGGTTTTAAAATCCTATCGGCAAGTGAAAAGCCCCCTGTTTTTCTGCAGGGGGCTTTTTTACTTCTGCTTGAAAGCGGTTGATTTCTGTGATAGCTTGGCCGCTCGTTGATTCATGCAATATTACCTTGCAAAGGGCTTAATCATATCAGTAACAAACAACATTGAGGAGAGCACCATGGACTATAAGGATACGTTAAATCTGCCGAAAACCGATTTTCCCATGAAGGCAAATCTTTCCCGGAAGGAACCGGAGTTGCTCAAAATGTGGCAGGATATGAATATTTACGAGAAGACCAGACAGGCATTGAAGGGGAGAAAGCCCTATATTCTTCATGATGGGCCTCCTTATGCAAACGGAAATATCCACCTTGGTACGGCGCTCAATAAAATAATCAAGGATATTGTCGTGAAATCGAAAAATATGTCAGGGTTCGATAGTGTATATGTGCCTGGCTGGGATTGTCACGGACTGCCTATTGAGCATCAGGTTGAGAAGGAACTGGGTGACAGGAAACGAGGGATGTCTCATGCAGATATACGGCGTTTCTGCCGGTCATTTGCAGAAAAATTTGTGGGTATCCAGCGAGAGCAGTTTAAGCGTCTGGGAGTCTTTGGAGAATGGGAGAATCCATATCTTACCATGTCGTACGATTATGAAGCGGCGACAGTTGAGGAGTTTGGAAAGCTCTATTTCAAGGGTGATATCTATAAGGGAAAAAAACCGGTATACTGGTGTGCTTCCTGTAAGACCGCCCTGGCGGAGGCGGAGGTTGAATATGGTGATCATATAACGCCCTCTATTTATGTAAAATTTCCAATGATCTCTGATGTATCGGGAGTTATTCCGAAACTGGCAGGGGAAAAAGTCAGCGTGGTTATATGGACGACGACTCCCTGGACGATACCTCCTAATCAGGCAATTGCCCTGCACAATGATTTTATCTATGTTGCAGTCAAGGTGAATGGTGAGACGTTGATCCTTGCGAAGGATCTCCTGGATTACTGCATGGATGCCTTTGGCTATAAAAACTATGAAGTGCTTGATGAGTTTCCCGGCTCTGTTCTGGAGGGTCTCAAGTGCAAACATCCACTGGTTGATCGCGAGAGTCTCCTCATTATTGCCCCTTTTGTCACGCTTGACGCGGGAACAGGATGTGTGCATATCGCGCCGGGTCATGGACAGGAAGATTATGAGATAGGCATGAAATACGGGCTGGACAATTATGCCCCCGTCGATGATGATGGAAGATATACCCCTGATGTTCAATACTTTGCCGGACAGTTCGTTTTCGATGCCAATGATTCGGTTATCAAAAAATTGGATGAGTTCGGTGCCCTGCTCGGCCATATTGACATCGAGCATTCCTATCCTCACTGCTGGCGGTGTAAAAAACCTATCATATTCCGATCTACCGAGCAGTGGTTTATCTCGATGGAGAAGAATAACCTGAGAAAGAATGCCCTTGAAGCCATTGATAATGTCCAGTGGTTGCCGGCATGGGGTCGTGACAGGATATCCGGGATGATTAAAAATCGCCCCGACTGGTGTATTTCCCGGCAGAGGTTATGGGGGGTGCCGATTACGATGTTTTCGTGTGAGCATTGCAAGAGCGACCTTATGACGAAGGATATTATGGGAAATGTTGTGAAACTCGTTAACGAATACGGCGCTGATGTATGGTTTGAGAGAGATACAAAAGATCTCTTGCCCGCGGGAACAGTGT from Deltaproteobacteria bacterium encodes:
- the ileS gene encoding isoleucine--tRNA ligase, which encodes MDYKDTLNLPKTDFPMKANLSRKEPELLKMWQDMNIYEKTRQALKGRKPYILHDGPPYANGNIHLGTALNKIIKDIVVKSKNMSGFDSVYVPGWDCHGLPIEHQVEKELGDRKRGMSHADIRRFCRSFAEKFVGIQREQFKRLGVFGEWENPYLTMSYDYEAATVEEFGKLYFKGDIYKGKKPVYWCASCKTALAEAEVEYGDHITPSIYVKFPMISDVSGVIPKLAGEKVSVVIWTTTPWTIPPNQAIALHNDFIYVAVKVNGETLILAKDLLDYCMDAFGYKNYEVLDEFPGSVLEGLKCKHPLVDRESLLIIAPFVTLDAGTGCVHIAPGHGQEDYEIGMKYGLDNYAPVDDDGRYTPDVQYFAGQFVFDANDSVIKKLDEFGALLGHIDIEHSYPHCWRCKKPIIFRSTEQWFISMEKNNLRKNALEAIDNVQWLPAWGRDRISGMIKNRPDWCISRQRLWGVPITMFSCEHCKSDLMTKDIMGNVVKLVNEYGADVWFERDTKDLLPAGTVCPVCGKDQFTRETDILDVWFDSGVSHAAVLEKRSNLGSPADIYLEGSDQHRGWFHSSLLESVGTRGRAPYRTVLTHGFVVDGEGKKMSKSMGNVIDPEEVIDKHGAEILRLWVAAEDYTQDIRISDEILARLVEAYRRIRNTSRFILGNLYDFTSGDVVSYHDMEEIDRWVLHRLQEIIQQVRDAYSQYQFHLAFFTLHHFCTVDLSALYLDVLKDRLYTSKADSRQRRSAQSAMYGILDSMIRLLAPILSFTAEELWLSLPSYDGKEISVHLTQFPEVNPQYLDADLAKSWNTMIALRGEISKAIEIARKNKVVGHSLDARVDIAPPVDLRSFIEEHREDLKTLLILSQINIVEKEAIKDAYVSSEFEGLTIGVTKARGQKCDRCWIYSETVGMNQEYPAICDRCLTNL